Genomic segment of Pseudothermotoga hypogea DSM 11164 = NBRC 106472:
TCGTTCATCTTGCTCAACACTGCCGCATCCAGAGTGGCGGGCATCTTCGCGTTGGGCACTTCTATGGCACCAATGATGGCGACCTTTGGTCTTTCGACACCCAGATTTTTCATGAGCTTGACTGAAATGTTGATCATATCGATCTTTTGTTCCAGAGTTGGTGCGATGATCATACCAGCATCGCTGATAGCCAACAACTTGTGGTAAGTTGGGACATCGAAGACACTCACCATCGTGATGGTCGAACCAGTCTTGAGGTTGTACTGATCTTCGAGCACAACTTTCATCAGATCGCCTGTCTTGACGGAGCCTTTCATCAAGAGTTCTCCACGCTTCGATACTATCTCGACGGCCAATCTTGCGCTCTGATCCTTTTGACAATCTATCAGTTCACAGTGATCGAATTTCAAACCGACCTTTGCTGCGAGTTCCTTAGTCTCGCTCTCAGGACCAACAAGAACTGGCTCGACGATGTCGTGTTCCATTGCCATCCTCAGAGCACTCAGCACCACGTCGTCGTCCGAACCAGCAACAACTATCTTCTTTCTTAAACCGCGCGTTCTTTCGACAAGAAACGCGAGTCTATCCATTCGGACCACCCCAGATCTTCGCCTTCTCTTCACCTTTCATAACCCTGAGAGTTCCCAAAGCCAGCGCTTCCATCTCGAACTCGCCAGGCAAAACGAAAATGGGCGCAAATTTGTAGACGTGTTCCTTTATCATCTCGACGAACTCGTTGCTGTGTGCCATGCCACCGGTGAGAATGATCGCATCTACTTTTCCTTTCAGCACCGCACACATGCCACCAATTTCCTTCGCAATCTGGTAGGCCATGGCTTTGACAACGAGCAAGGCGTTACGATCTTTCTTCGCCATCTCCAACGCCTTTCTCAAATCGTTCGTACCAAGGTACGCGACCAGACCACCACGACCGACGAATTTCTTCTTTAGCTCATCCTTCGTGTATTTTCCACTGAAACACATGCGAACAACATCACCCACGGGAAGCTCCCCGGTTCGCTCGGGGCTGAACGGTCCTTCATCGTTGGCGTTGTTGACGTCTATGATTTTGCCCTTTTCCACCGCAGCGATGGATATCCCACCGCCGAGATGTGCCACAACGGCGTTCAGTTCTTCGAGTGCCTTACTGAGTTCTGTTGCCACTTTTCTACACACGATTTTTATGTTCAGTGCGTGTGACAGGCTCTTTCTCTCTATCTCGGGAATGCCAGAAAACCTCGCCTCAGGCACCATCTCGTCGACTGAAACGGGATCGGTGGTGTAGACAGGGACTTTCCCGTTAGCCAGTTCGTACGCAATCACACAGGCAAGGTTTGAAACGTGCTTCACAGGTGATTCATGCTTTAAGTAGTTCACCATACGTTCGTCAACGACGTAGGTTCCACTCTCCAATGGAGGAAGAATACCGCCTCTCGCGGCAATCGCATCGAAGTCTTCGATCTTGAAACCCGCCTTTTCCAAGGCCGACAGGATGCAGTTTCTTCTCAACGGTTCCTGGTCCATCAACGTTTCACATTTCGCGAGCTCTTCAGGACTGTGTTCGTACGTTTCCAGGAAGATACACCGTTCGTTTTCGTAGATAGCCACTTTAGTGGATGTTGAACCTGGGTTTATGACCAAAACCTTCATCTACATCTCAACCCCTTGGCTTCGATGTAGTCCAGATAAGCCTGTTTCAATCTGCGAACGCCTTCCCTTATTTGCTCGAAGCTTGGCAGGCAGAAAGACATGCGCATCGAACTTGAAGGTTCCTCGTAGGGCTTGAAGGCTTCACCTGGAATGTAGAAGACCTTCCTTTGTTCAGCGTATTTGAACATCTCCATCGTGTCCACATCGGGCAAGGTGGTCCAAACGAAGAGGCCTCCGTCCGGATCCGTCCACTGAGCATCCGTCACGTCGGAAAACTCTTCTTTGAGCGCTTCTATCATCGTCTCTTTCTTCTTTCTGTAGAGTTCTATCGCTGGTTTTATCTGCTCAAGCACGTCGTAACGTTCCAGATAACGCGCGGTGAGTCTCATGGTCAAAGAGGGACTGCAGAGATCGGTCCCCTGTTTCGCTAAAACCATCTTTCTGACGATCTGCCTGTCTGCCACCACCACGCCTATTCTCAAACCAGGACAAAGAATCTTGCTGAAGGTGTTGAGCAGAATAACCCTGTCGGTACCCCCAAAGTTCATGATAGATGGCAGCTGTTCTCCTCGGAACCTCAAAACACCGTAAGGATCGTCTTCAACAATTAAAACGTTGTATTTTTCCGCAAGTTCCACCAGATTTTTTCTTTTTTCCAGTGAGGTGGTTATGCCAGACGGGTTTTGAAAGTTCGAAACGACATAGATGAACTTCACCCTCGACAGTTCGTTCTCTCTCTGTGCACGTTTCAGATGGTCCTCCACTTGGTTCAGATCTGGACCATCCTTTTCAAACTTAACAACCAAGAATCTCGCATCTCTCATTCTGAAAGCGCTGAGCGCACCGAGATATTCAGGATCACCCACGATCACGTAATCTCCGGGATCGAGCAAGACTTTACCCACTAACTCGAGCGCCTGCTGTGAACCAACGGTTATGAGCACGTTTTCAGGCAACAATCCATCGAGGTTGTAGACTCTTTTCAGCAGAATCAGGATCTGTTTTATCAGCTCGGGATCACCCTCGGTGGTAGCATACTGGAGGGTATATTTGTACTCTTTCTCGATCACTTCCCTGGCGAGTTCTGCGAGCTCGTGTCTGGGGAAGGTTTCAGGATCCGGAGTGCCACCTCCGAACGAAACCGCTCCGGGCACGCTCGCATACTTGAGCAGTTCCCTGATCATGGACGACTTCAACTTGTTCGCGAGCATGGAAAAGCGATATTCCACAGCGTTCACCCCAGAACATGATATCAAATTCGTGCCACTCCATACCAGCAAGGCCCTTGCCACATCATAAGCGAAAAAGCGTTCTTTGCAACGAGTTGCACAGTGCAAAGTCTTGCAAGCACATTTTTGCTAAGGAAAAACCAAAAAGATTGTCACAAGAGATGGTAGACTAATTGTGTCTGAGAACTCTGAGCTGGGGGGATGCGCATGTTCAAACTGAAGAAACACTACATCATGGCGCCGGGTCCCACACCGGTTCCGGTGGATGTGTTGCTGGCAGGAGCGAAGGAAACCATACATCACAGAACTCCTCAGTTTCTTGAGATCATGGAAAAAACGCTGGATGAGGCGCGCTATCTGTTCCAAACGTCAAACCGTGTCTACGCGTTCGTTTCCTCGGGAACTGGTGCTATGGAGGCAGCCGTCACGAACTTAGTCAATCCCGGTGAAAAAGCCATCGTCGTCGTCGCAGGAAAGTTTGGAGAACGGTGGAAGGAGATTTGTGAAGCTTACGGAATCAACGTCGTTGAAATAGCCCTCGAGTGGGGAGAAGCCGTCACACCTGAACAGATCGAGAAGGCGATGAAAGAACATCCAGATGCGAAGGTGATATTCACCACGCACAGTGAGACCTCCACCGGAACGGTGATCGACCTACAAGCTATAGCACAGATCACGAGGAATACCGACAGAGTACTCGTGACCGACGAGGTCAGCGGTCTGTTAGCTGAGCCTTTGAAGATGGACGAATGGGGCGTTGACGTCGTGGTGGCCGGTTCACAGAAAGGCATCATGATGCCACCGGGTCTGGCATTCATCACGCTCAGCAAGAAAGCTTGGGAAATCGTCAAGAACAACAAGTGTCCAAGGTACTACTTCGACTTGAGATACTACGAAGAGAACTATCCGGACAACCCTTGGACACCAGCAGTCAACATGATCTACATGTTGAATCAGAGCATAAAGATGATCAAAGAAGAGGGAATAGAAAACGTTTGGGAAAGGCATAGAATCTTAGGCGAAGCAACGCGAAACGCTGTTAAAGCGCTCGGTTTGGAGCTGTTTTCGAAAAGGCCTGGGAACGTGTGCACAGCCGTCAAAGTCCCCGCAGGACTGGAGTCAAAGAAGATAACCAAGCTCATGAGGGACAAATACGGTGTGACCATAGCGGGTGGTCAAGGCAAGATTTCGAACACCATCTTCAGGATCGCACACCTTGGCTATGTGTCTCTGTTCGATACGATATCGGCCATCAGCGCTCTGGAGTTCACTCTGCACGAGCTGGGTTATCCGGTGAAGTTCGGTGAAGGTGTCAGGGCCGCCATGGAAACGTTCCATAAAGAAGGTGTCGCCGGATGATAAGGGTCCATGTGAACGATCCACTGGAAAAGGAAGCCATGGAGGTTCTCAAATCGAAACCCCAACTCGAGGTCACCTGCGAACATCTCGACAAGGACAAGCTCCTCGCTGTCATGCCAGAAATCGAAGTTCTCATAGTCAGAAGTGCAACGAAGGTAACCTCCGAGTTGATAGAGAAAGGCACCAAGCTCAGGCTGATCTGCAGGGCAGGTGTGGGCTTGGACAACATAGACGTCGAAGCTGCTCAAAAAAGAGGAATAAAAGTTCTGAACACGCCTGGTGCGAGCGCGATATCGGTGGCCGAACTCACCTTCGGTTTGATGCTCTCGGCCGCAAGGCACATCGCCAGGGGAACGATGGACCTGAAGAACGGCTTGTGGACGAAGAAAGAACTCGAGGGAGTCGAGTTGTTCAACAAGACGCTGGGCATCATAGGGCTTGGAACGATTGGCAAAGAAGTCGCGAAGAGGGCCATCGCTTTTGGGATGAGCGTCGTGGCTTACGATCCGTACGTCAAGCACTTCGAAGGAGTCAAACTTACCAATTTGGATGAACTCTACGCTGTTTCCGATTTCATCACTCTACACGTTCCTCTGACGAAGGAGACGAAGCATCTGATAAACGCCGACACGATAGCGAAGATGAAGGACGGAGTCATCATCGTGAACGCGTCACGTGGCGGTGTCATAGATGAAGCAGCACTCTACGATGCGCTCGTTGCTCGAAAAGTTTACGCCGCTGCGCTGGACGTCTTTGAAGTTGAACCACCGAACGATGAGCTGAGAAAGAAACTGCTGCAATTACCCAACGTGGTTGCGACACCACACATTGGTGCATCAACGATCGAAGCACAATCAAGGGTGGCGAAAGAATTGCTGCAAAAGCTCTTTGAGGAACTGAAAATATGAAGGGGGCACACGCCCCCTTCTTTTCAAGCTAACACGATTCTCTGCCCCGTCTGGATCGCTCTTTCGATAATAAACTTAAGCTTGCCAAGCAGATCAAACGCCTCATCGTCCCGTGAAACTTGAGCTACGGAAATGACCAGTTCAGGCGTTTTCCCGCTGTAGTTTACGGTTCTCGATCTCCTCAGCACTCTCTTGGCAAAAACTTTTGCGCCTTCCAAGTCTGTGTAGGGAAGAACCCCGATTATTGAGCTGTCATGGACAAAGAGTTTGTCGGACTCACGTGCTTGGGTCTTGAAAACGTTGTAGATTCTCTGCAGAAAGTGAACGTCGAAATTCATCAATCGAGCCATGAGAACACTCAGTGGAAAGTTGTACCTGTGCGATTTGTAGATCTCTTCGTTCAGAAAGTCTTCCAAACTCACTCCGTACGCCAAGCTGTAAAATATCATTCTGAACTTGAGCAAATAGTATTCGAGCGACCGTGATGGCAGCAAAACATCGATCACGCCAGTGAGATCTTCCGGCACTTCGTTCGCAATGAGCACTGTGCCGAGAAACGAATGAATCTTTTCACCAACAAACAAGTCTGCATCGATCTGGCGCGCAACGACCACTCCGCCACTCAAAGATATCGCTGAGCAAAGCTTTTCAAAAGTATCTTTGTCCGACAGTTCAACGTACACTCTCATGACGATCAGCTACCATCTTGACAAAATATTCATGTATCCTCAGATCGTCCGTGAGTTCTGGATGGAAAGAACTTGCGAGCAGATTGGCTTGCTGAACCAAGACGGGTGTGTTGTCATAACTTGCCAAAACTTCGACGTCCTTGCCCAGTTCCACTATTTTCGGTGCCCTAATGAAGACAGCCTTCACTCTGCCAAATTTTGCGACATCGAGGTAGACCTCGAAACTTTCGATCTGTCTTCCATAAGCGTTTCGCTGAACGTTGATGTCCATGAGACCAAAAGTGTACTGATTCGGGTGATCCACGATCTTCTTTGCCAACAGGATCATACCGGCGCAGGTTCCGTATATGGGGAGACCTTCCTTTGCGAGTTGAACTATCCGCTCTCCGATACCAGTCACCTGTGCGATCCTGCCGATGCTCGTCGATTCACCACCGGGTATAATCAGGCCATCGACCTTCTCCAGTTCTGAGAGACTCTTAACGGCAAACGCTTCAACACCAAGCCTCTGTAACGCCCAAATGTGTTCTCTGAAATCTCCTTGCAGTGCGAGCACGCCAATGAGCAAGCTTTACCACCCTCTCTCCTGCATGTGTACTTCGAGAGTTCCTATTTCCAGACCCGGCATTGGTTCACCTATGTCTTCAGAGATCTTCAACAACATCTCTGGATCGTTCCAGTACGTCACGGCAAGGACCATCGCCCGTGCCATCTTTGCGGGTTCCTTGGATTTGAATATTCCCGAACCGACGAATACACCGTCTGCACCGAGCATCATCATGAGCGCCGCATCCGCTGGTGTTGCGATACCACCCGCTGCAAAGTTCACCACGGGTAGACGCCCGAGCCTTTTCACTTCCCTGACCAATTCCACGGGCGCTCCTATTTCCTTAGCATAGCTCACGAGTTCCTCATCGGCCATGGTTTGAACACGCCTGATCTCGTCCATCACTCTTCTCATGTGTTTCACAGCTTCAACCACGTTACCCGTACCTGCCTCACCCTTCGTCCTGATCATGGCTGCACCTTCTGCAATCCTTCTCAGTGCTTCTCCGAGGTCTCTGGCACCGCAAACGAATGGAACCTTGAACTCGTGTTTGTTGATGTGGAACCTATCATCGGCAGGCGTGAGAACCTCGGATTCATCGATGAAGTCCACCCCGAGTGCTTCGAGAATTCTTGCCTCCGCAATGTGTCCTATTCTCACTTTCGCCATAACCGGTATGCTCACAGCATCCATGATCTCTTTTATCTTCGCTATGCTTGCCATCCTTGCAACACCGCCGGCTTTCCTTATATCAGCCGGGACACGCTCTAAAGCCATAACTGCGACCGCTCCAGCTTCCTCGGCTATCTTCGCCTGCTCTGCATCGGTGACGTCCATGATGACGCCACCCTTGAACATTTCAGCGAACCCCTTTTTCACAAGCCACGTGCCTTTCTCTATCATGTTCACACCTCCTCCCAGTAACGTTTCGGTACCAATTCGAGACGAGACAGATCCCGTTTGAACCTACCAGCCTTCGCACAAGGTTTACCGTTTACTTCCACCACGTCCGCCGTGATGTCCACCTTCTGCCTCAAGAGTTTTGAGCCAACCGCATAAACGTCCGCTGGAACGTTGAGTATTTCAAAAAGCTCTATTTTCTTCGCATCGAATCCACCGGAAACGACTATCTTCAGATCCTTCAAACCCACCCTATCGAATTCCTGACGCGCGCGCCAGACCAATTCGGGGCACACACCGAGTGAAGATTCGTCTCTCGGTACGACCGAAGCGTCCCTCATGTTTCCAGAAGTATCGAATCTGACGCCCCAAATCTTCCCCTTACCCTCACCAATGATAGGCGAGGGGTCTGTCTCGCCGAGTTTGAATGGTCTCTTCATGTGGTACTCGTAAAACGCCTTCACGACTCTGAACGTTGTGCCTATCACGTCATTGTCCCAATCCACGAGTACGATTCGTTTGACGTTCTCAGGCATGTGCTTGTCGAAAGCTATGGCCGCTGCCTCCGTGCTCCCGTCGTAAGCAGCAATGAGCGCATGAGGCATCGTACCCATGGATTCCACGCCCCAATAATCGGCGTTCGCATCAGTGGAGACACCGAAAGCGCCTCCGCAGAGTGCGGCGTAACCGTCGGTAGCCTGCACCCAGTAATGGTCGAACCGGGCGCTGAAATACAGCACAGGCTTTCCACGCGCAGCTTTGACCACTTCTCTCACAGCCGTGGCCGTGCTCGTGGCTCGCGATATGACCCCGAGCAGAACCGTTTCCAGATAGCCAAAGTAAGTCGGGTCACCCTCTATGACCATGATCGGTTCCCACTCTTTGGCCTCTTCACCATCGTAGAGGGCACGAACCTCTATCTCTTCCCATTTGTCGACCCAGAGGCTATCGAGTTTGAGTCTCAGATCCCATTTTCTTTTCGTGCAGCTGATGACTGCGTCCGTATCCATCTCCACCGCAGCCGCTTGGATCATCCGGTCCAGACTCAGGA
This window contains:
- a CDS encoding bifunctional enoyl-CoA hydratase/phosphate acetyltransferase, whose product is MDRLAFLVERTRGLRKKIVVAGSDDDVVLSALRMAMEHDIVEPVLVGPESETKELAAKVGLKFDHCELIDCQKDQSARLAVEIVSKRGELLMKGSVKTGDLMKVVLEDQYNLKTGSTITMVSVFDVPTYHKLLAISDAGMIIAPTLEQKIDMINISVKLMKNLGVERPKVAIIGAIEVPNAKMPATLDAAVLSKMNDRGQIKGCVVDGPFALDNAISKDAARHKKIESVVAGDADILIMPDIEAGNVLYKALVFFANATVASVILGARIPIVLTSRADSDKTKLYSIALAASLS
- the buk gene encoding butyrate kinase, with the protein product MKVLVINPGSTSTKVAIYENERCIFLETYEHSPEELAKCETLMDQEPLRRNCILSALEKAGFKIEDFDAIAARGGILPPLESGTYVVDERMVNYLKHESPVKHVSNLACVIAYELANGKVPVYTTDPVSVDEMVPEARFSGIPEIERKSLSHALNIKIVCRKVATELSKALEELNAVVAHLGGGISIAAVEKGKIIDVNNANDEGPFSPERTGELPVGDVVRMCFSGKYTKDELKKKFVGRGGLVAYLGTNDLRKALEMAKKDRNALLVVKAMAYQIAKEIGGMCAVLKGKVDAIILTGGMAHSNEFVEMIKEHVYKFAPIFVLPGEFEMEALALGTLRVMKGEEKAKIWGGPNG
- a CDS encoding aminotransferase-like domain-containing protein, which gives rise to MLANKLKSSMIRELLKYASVPGAVSFGGGTPDPETFPRHELAELAREVIEKEYKYTLQYATTEGDPELIKQILILLKRVYNLDGLLPENVLITVGSQQALELVGKVLLDPGDYVIVGDPEYLGALSAFRMRDARFLVVKFEKDGPDLNQVEDHLKRAQRENELSRVKFIYVVSNFQNPSGITTSLEKRKNLVELAEKYNVLIVEDDPYGVLRFRGEQLPSIMNFGGTDRVILLNTFSKILCPGLRIGVVVADRQIVRKMVLAKQGTDLCSPSLTMRLTARYLERYDVLEQIKPAIELYRKKKETMIEALKEEFSDVTDAQWTDPDGGLFVWTTLPDVDTMEMFKYAEQRKVFYIPGEAFKPYEEPSSSMRMSFCLPSFEQIREGVRRLKQAYLDYIEAKGLRCR
- a CDS encoding pyridoxal-phosphate-dependent aminotransferase family protein, coding for MFKLKKHYIMAPGPTPVPVDVLLAGAKETIHHRTPQFLEIMEKTLDEARYLFQTSNRVYAFVSSGTGAMEAAVTNLVNPGEKAIVVVAGKFGERWKEICEAYGINVVEIALEWGEAVTPEQIEKAMKEHPDAKVIFTTHSETSTGTVIDLQAIAQITRNTDRVLVTDEVSGLLAEPLKMDEWGVDVVVAGSQKGIMMPPGLAFITLSKKAWEIVKNNKCPRYYFDLRYYEENYPDNPWTPAVNMIYMLNQSIKMIKEEGIENVWERHRILGEATRNAVKALGLELFSKRPGNVCTAVKVPAGLESKKITKLMRDKYGVTIAGGQGKISNTIFRIAHLGYVSLFDTISAISALEFTLHELGYPVKFGEGVRAAMETFHKEGVAG
- a CDS encoding D-2-hydroxyacid dehydrogenase, with the translated sequence MIRVHVNDPLEKEAMEVLKSKPQLEVTCEHLDKDKLLAVMPEIEVLIVRSATKVTSELIEKGTKLRLICRAGVGLDNIDVEAAQKRGIKVLNTPGASAISVAELTFGLMLSAARHIARGTMDLKNGLWTKKELEGVELFNKTLGIIGLGTIGKEVAKRAIAFGMSVVAYDPYVKHFEGVKLTNLDELYAVSDFITLHVPLTKETKHLINADTIAKMKDGVIIVNASRGGVIDEAALYDALVARKVYAAALDVFEVEPPNDELRKKLLQLPNVVATPHIGASTIEAQSRVAKELLQKLFEELKI
- a CDS encoding nucleotidyl cyclase domain-containing protein gives rise to the protein MRVYVELSDKDTFEKLCSAISLSGGVVVARQIDADLFVGEKIHSFLGTVLIANEVPEDLTGVIDVLLPSRSLEYYLLKFRMIFYSLAYGVSLEDFLNEEIYKSHRYNFPLSVLMARLMNFDVHFLQRIYNVFKTQARESDKLFVHDSSIIGVLPYTDLEGAKVFAKRVLRRSRTVNYSGKTPELVISVAQVSRDDEAFDLLGKLKFIIERAIQTGQRIVLA
- the pdxT gene encoding pyridoxal 5'-phosphate synthase glutaminase subunit PdxT — its product is MLIGVLALQGDFREHIWALQRLGVEAFAVKSLSELEKVDGLIIPGGESTSIGRIAQVTGIGERIVQLAKEGLPIYGTCAGMILLAKKIVDHPNQYTFGLMDINVQRNAYGRQIESFEVYLDVAKFGRVKAVFIRAPKIVELGKDVEVLASYDNTPVLVQQANLLASSFHPELTDDLRIHEYFVKMVADRHESVR
- the pdxS gene encoding pyridoxal 5'-phosphate synthase lyase subunit PdxS, whose protein sequence is MIEKGTWLVKKGFAEMFKGGVIMDVTDAEQAKIAEEAGAVAVMALERVPADIRKAGGVARMASIAKIKEIMDAVSIPVMAKVRIGHIAEARILEALGVDFIDESEVLTPADDRFHINKHEFKVPFVCGARDLGEALRRIAEGAAMIRTKGEAGTGNVVEAVKHMRRVMDEIRRVQTMADEELVSYAKEIGAPVELVREVKRLGRLPVVNFAAGGIATPADAALMMMLGADGVFVGSGIFKSKEPAKMARAMVLAVTYWNDPEMLLKISEDIGEPMPGLEIGTLEVHMQERGW
- a CDS encoding nicotinate phosphoribosyltransferase, which encodes MRKKRLDPKVFKVPIDRIRGHYYSDIYFVRYVEVLKKDNRHPRVLYQFFPRKDCVVAGVDEALAILRFATGYYKDEEKAKELFKEILSLDRMIQAAAVEMDTDAVISCTKRKWDLRLKLDSLWVDKWEEIEVRALYDGEEAKEWEPIMVIEGDPTYFGYLETVLLGVISRATSTATAVREVVKAARGKPVLYFSARFDHYWVQATDGYAALCGGAFGVSTDANADYWGVESMGTMPHALIAAYDGSTEAAAIAFDKHMPENVKRIVLVDWDNDVIGTTFRVVKAFYEYHMKRPFKLGETDPSPIIGEGKGKIWGVRFDTSGNMRDASVVPRDESSLGVCPELVWRARQEFDRVGLKDLKIVVSGGFDAKKIELFEILNVPADVYAVGSKLLRQKVDITADVVEVNGKPCAKAGRFKRDLSRLELVPKRYWEEV